Proteins found in one Miscanthus floridulus cultivar M001 chromosome 4, ASM1932011v1, whole genome shotgun sequence genomic segment:
- the LOC136551357 gene encoding probable alpha-1,6-mannosyltransferase MNN10: protein MAVRSRPRRSAGNLYHLRLPRLLFLLPLALLLILFLAHLPALLRGANAHGRQCLPAGTDRLLPFPHPVRDPRLSLAIVTLADEDAGRPGWRRSFRGVLAASARNKRAYAAAHGYGLVALPASAVDPSRPPSWSKVLALRTHLRHHHWLFWNDADTLVTNPDIPLDRILFSVIGHNDFDESPDLVLTEDFGGVNAGVFFIRRSKWSEKFLDTWWNQTLFIQFGSTRSGDNAALKHLIDHLSAEEMQEHVRIAKMQCLFNSYPWTLTLKSVHRLIFHLPTTWKGVYSDGDFMVHFAGLDDKQGWTNKILREREEVKDKLI from the exons ATGGCCGTGCGGTCCCGGCCTCGCCGCTCCGCCGGCAACCTTTACCACCTCCGCCTCCCTcggctcctcttcctcctcccgctcgctctccttctcatcctcttcctcgCGCACCTTCCCGCGCTCCTCCGCGGCGCCAACGCACACGGCCGCCAGTGCCTGCCAGCCGGTACCGACCGCCTCCTCCCCTTCCCCCACCCCGTCCGGGATCCCCGCCTCAGCCTCGCCATAGTCACCCTCGCCGACGAGGACGCCGGCAGGCCGGGCTGGCGGCGGTCCTTCCGCGGCGTGCTGGCGGCATCCGCGCGGAACAAGCGCGCCTATGCCGCGGCCCACGGGTATGGCCTCGTCGCGCTCCCCGCGTCCGCCGTTGACCCCAGCCGCCCGCCCAGCTGGAGCAAGGTCCTCGCGCTCCGCACccacctccgccaccaccactggCTCTTCTGGAATGACGCG GACACGCTGGTTACTAACCCGGATATCCCGCTG GACAGGATTTTATTCTCAGTGATCGGACATAATGATTTTGATGAGTCACCTGATCTTGTTCTGACAGAGGATTTCGGTGGTGTGAATGCTG GAGTTTTCTTCATAAGGAGGTCAAAATGGAGTGAGAAGTTTTTGGATACATGGTGGAACCAGACATTGTTTATACAGTTTGGTTCCACGAGAAGTGGAGATAATGCAGCACTCAAGCATCTCATAGATCACTTATCAGCTGAAGAAATGCAAGAGCATGTTCGGATAGCAAAAATGCAGTGCCTCTTCAATTCCTACCCATGGACTCTTACGTTGAAATCGGTGCACCGCCTGATCTTCCATCTGCCCACTACATGGAAAG GGGTTTATTCAGATGGAGATTTTATGGTTCATTTTGCTGGTCTGGATGACAAGCAAGGTTGGACGAATAAGATtcttagagagagagaggaagtcaAAGATAAGCTGATTTAA